Proteins co-encoded in one Candidatus Thiopontia autotrophica genomic window:
- the purE gene encoding 5-(carboxyamino)imidazole ribonucleotide mutase, with protein sequence MSEKFVAVLMGSDSDLPTMQACLEILKKLDVSYEVKITSAHRTPAVTHDYVKDADKRGCGVFIAAAGLAAHLAGAVAAATTKPVIGVPMNGALEGMDSLLSTVQMPGGIPVATVAIGKHGAKNSAYLAAQILATADDSLATRLGEEREAGSRAVQAADAKLQEQLQG encoded by the coding sequence ATGTCTGAAAAATTTGTAGCCGTCTTGATGGGGTCCGATTCGGACCTGCCAACCATGCAGGCTTGTCTTGAGATCCTGAAAAAACTGGATGTTTCATACGAGGTAAAGATCACATCTGCGCATCGTACACCTGCAGTCACCCATGATTATGTTAAAGATGCAGACAAACGTGGGTGCGGGGTATTTATCGCGGCAGCCGGACTAGCCGCACATCTCGCAGGAGCGGTTGCAGCAGCCACCACCAAGCCGGTGATTGGGGTACCAATGAATGGGGCTCTGGAAGGGATGGATTCACTGTTATCAACAGTACAGATGCCTGGTGGAATACCTGTAGCAACTGTAGCTATTGGAAAGCATGGGGCAAAGAATTCAGCCTATCTTGCAGCGCAAATTCTGGCAACAGCAGATGATTCGCTTGCGACCCGTCTGGGTGAAGAGAGAGAGGCAGGCTCACGGGCAGTACAGGCAGCAGATGCAAAATTGCAGGAGCAACTTCAGGGGTAG
- the dprA gene encoding DNA-protecting protein DprA → MDKVSAWLTLHHAPSVGPVTFRKALDYFGSPESVLESGRALLSKSGIFKREALDFLAQTESKRAQLIEKDLRWLEGDDAHILFLGSEDYPQLLMEISDPPSLLFVRGNPDALLLPQLAVVGSRNPDVVGKEIARDFARKLARAGLTITSGMALGIDAEAHRGALDGGKTVAVTGTGLDRVYPARNRDLAHEIVQQGAIVSEFAIGTEPRPENFPRRNRIISGLSIGTLVVQAARKSGSLITARMSMEQGREVFAIPGSIHNPLARGSHLLIRQGAKLVETTEDIIEELGGMLNLLREQLVEHSSSEGGSTREESDPEVEQVLNAISYETVLVDQVVEFCGLTTEVVSSIIMRLEIKGEVATAPGGRVMRLQK, encoded by the coding sequence ATGGATAAAGTATCTGCATGGCTGACCCTCCATCATGCCCCATCAGTTGGTCCTGTTACCTTTCGTAAGGCTCTCGATTACTTTGGGTCACCAGAATCTGTATTGGAGAGTGGCCGCGCGCTATTAAGCAAATCTGGTATCTTCAAAAGAGAGGCTCTCGATTTCCTTGCACAAACGGAGTCAAAGAGGGCTCAGTTAATTGAAAAAGATCTGCGTTGGCTTGAGGGAGACGATGCACATATCCTGTTTTTGGGCAGTGAGGATTATCCTCAATTATTGATGGAAATCTCTGACCCACCATCACTATTGTTTGTGCGCGGCAACCCGGATGCACTGCTACTTCCACAGCTGGCAGTGGTTGGTAGTCGTAATCCGGATGTTGTAGGCAAGGAGATAGCACGAGATTTTGCAAGAAAGTTGGCGCGAGCAGGGTTAACCATAACCAGTGGAATGGCATTGGGGATTGATGCAGAGGCGCACAGGGGCGCGTTGGATGGCGGTAAGACAGTTGCGGTTACAGGCACTGGGCTGGACCGGGTCTATCCAGCAAGAAATCGTGATTTGGCACATGAAATAGTTCAGCAGGGTGCCATTGTTTCGGAATTTGCTATTGGTACGGAGCCGCGTCCGGAGAATTTTCCACGAAGAAATAGAATTATAAGTGGACTCTCTATTGGAACACTGGTTGTTCAGGCTGCCAGAAAGAGTGGGTCACTGATTACTGCACGAATGTCTATGGAGCAGGGACGAGAGGTTTTTGCCATTCCAGGATCAATTCACAACCCTCTGGCACGTGGCAGCCACCTGTTGATTCGTCAGGGTGCAAAGTTGGTGGAGACGACGGAAGATATTATTGAAGAGCTTGGAGGCATGTTGAATCTGCTGAGAGAACAACTTGTGGAGCACTCCTCTTCAGAAGGGGGCTCAACAAGAGAGGAGAGCGACCCTGAAGTAGAGCAGGTATTAAATGCAATCAGTTATGAGACGGTTCTGGTTGACCAAGTTGTCGAATTCTGTGGATTGACTACAGAGGTTGTCTCCTCGATCATAATGCGTCTTGAGATTAAGGGAGAGGTTGCCACAGCTCCGGGTGGGCGAGTGATGAGACTACAAAAGTAG
- the topA gene encoding type I DNA topoisomerase: MSKNLVIVESPAKAKTIEKFLGEGFTVMSSYGHIRDLAGKGMSVDIANGFEPNYAVSEDKTKIINELKRASKKASMVWLASDEDREGEAIAWHLEEVLGLTENNSQRIVFHEITKSAILEAIKNPRCINRDLVDGQQARRILDRLVGFELSPVLWKKIQPGLSAGRVQSVAVRIVVEREREIEVFIPVSSFRITAQLSNQHSELIEARLPKDREGIEDAEGFLTRVKGATFQISKIEKKPAKRSPRAPFTTSALQQEASQRLGFSVRQTMMVAQRLYEAGKITYMRTDSVNLSEMAHEQAGEVIKSSFGPDYLQRRQYKTKSASAQEAHEAIRPTDLAKSEVKGEKNERRLYELIWQRTVASQMADARLERTTATIDISSVDESLVAKGEILVFDGFLKVYQDRGKEDAKRLPDISEGELLQLGVMRAQESFTRPPARFTEAGLVKKLEELGIGRPSTYAPTISTIQNRGYVTRGERDGVERTVRILALHVDEIINEDRVEMTGSDKGRLIPQDIAGVVTDFLVKHFSEVVDYNFTARVESEFDEIAAGELGWREMLAEFYEPFHKDIEGAADISREEASQTRQLGVDPKTGRPVSVKIGRFGTYAQIGTKDDEEKPLFAGLRPDQRKDSVTLEEVLPLFELPRQLGVTRDGETVMVNAGRFGPYAGFVDEEVRDYLLENEVKGIELVAQNVSIEPEDPHTIELEQVLDFITKKKESDAEKEIRLFEGSPVQVLNGRWGPFVTNGFKNVKPPADREPETLTLKECEALLDASDKERKRLSKQVYGGGFTLLREPETSPPDATLKVKEGKLDQALAMVEELDKLGKSVRLISANGAAAIRVANKRKATTSASKKKTAPKKKAVKKRAVKKKRAAKKKTAKKKAVKKV, encoded by the coding sequence GTGAGTAAGAATCTCGTTATCGTAGAGTCTCCTGCGAAGGCAAAAACTATTGAAAAGTTCCTCGGTGAGGGCTTTACAGTGATGTCCAGCTACGGTCATATTCGTGACCTGGCAGGGAAGGGGATGTCTGTAGATATTGCTAATGGATTTGAGCCAAACTACGCTGTCAGTGAAGACAAAACCAAAATAATCAATGAGTTAAAACGTGCCTCAAAGAAGGCATCCATGGTCTGGCTGGCATCGGACGAGGATCGCGAAGGAGAGGCTATTGCCTGGCACCTGGAAGAGGTGTTGGGTCTTACTGAGAATAATAGTCAGCGCATTGTATTTCATGAGATTACCAAATCGGCAATTCTCGAGGCGATCAAGAACCCCAGGTGCATCAACCGTGATCTTGTTGATGGACAACAGGCCCGCCGCATTTTGGATCGCCTGGTTGGTTTTGAGCTCTCTCCGGTGCTTTGGAAAAAGATTCAGCCAGGACTCTCAGCTGGGCGTGTTCAGTCAGTTGCAGTACGCATTGTGGTGGAGCGTGAGCGGGAGATTGAGGTATTTATTCCGGTCTCATCATTCAGGATAACAGCACAGCTCTCAAACCAGCATAGTGAGCTGATAGAGGCACGACTACCAAAGGATCGTGAGGGTATTGAGGATGCAGAGGGTTTTCTGACAAGAGTCAAAGGCGCCACTTTTCAGATCAGCAAGATTGAGAAGAAGCCGGCAAAACGCTCTCCAAGAGCCCCCTTCACCACCTCAGCCCTGCAACAAGAGGCATCACAGAGGTTAGGTTTTTCAGTACGCCAGACCATGATGGTAGCGCAGCGTCTATACGAGGCTGGCAAGATTACATATATGAGGACAGACTCGGTCAATCTTTCCGAGATGGCTCATGAGCAGGCAGGCGAGGTTATCAAGAGCAGTTTTGGTCCCGATTATCTGCAGCGTCGTCAATATAAAACAAAATCTGCCAGTGCGCAGGAGGCGCATGAGGCAATTCGTCCAACTGATCTGGCGAAATCCGAGGTGAAAGGAGAAAAAAATGAGCGGCGCCTGTATGAGCTGATCTGGCAACGAACAGTTGCCTCACAGATGGCAGATGCAAGGCTGGAGCGTACAACAGCTACTATTGATATCTCTTCGGTTGATGAATCACTGGTAGCAAAAGGAGAAATTCTCGTCTTTGATGGGTTCCTGAAGGTCTATCAGGATCGTGGCAAGGAGGACGCTAAACGTCTACCAGATATAAGCGAGGGAGAGCTGCTGCAGCTTGGGGTAATGCGAGCACAGGAGTCATTTACCCGTCCCCCCGCCCGTTTTACCGAGGCAGGTCTGGTGAAAAAACTGGAAGAGCTGGGGATTGGTCGCCCCTCAACTTATGCTCCTACCATCTCAACCATCCAGAACCGTGGATACGTTACTCGTGGAGAGCGCGATGGTGTAGAGCGTACAGTTCGTATTCTGGCGCTGCATGTAGATGAAATTATTAATGAGGATCGGGTCGAGATGACCGGCTCAGATAAGGGGAGGCTGATTCCCCAGGATATTGCAGGGGTGGTTACTGACTTCCTGGTAAAACACTTTTCTGAGGTTGTGGACTACAACTTTACTGCTCGTGTTGAATCAGAGTTTGATGAGATTGCAGCTGGTGAATTGGGGTGGCGAGAGATGCTGGCTGAGTTTTATGAGCCATTCCATAAAGACATCGAAGGGGCTGCAGATATCTCAAGAGAGGAGGCCTCTCAGACCAGGCAGCTAGGAGTTGATCCAAAAACTGGACGTCCGGTCAGTGTAAAAATCGGTCGTTTTGGCACCTATGCACAGATTGGTACCAAGGATGATGAAGAGAAGCCGCTTTTTGCGGGGCTACGCCCTGATCAGCGCAAGGATAGCGTAACCCTTGAAGAGGTGCTTCCCCTGTTCGAGTTGCCGCGTCAGTTGGGCGTGACTCGCGATGGTGAAACGGTTATGGTAAATGCTGGTCGATTTGGCCCCTATGCAGGATTTGTTGACGAAGAGGTGCGTGACTATCTGTTGGAAAACGAGGTAAAGGGGATAGAGCTAGTTGCGCAGAATGTCTCGATTGAGCCGGAAGATCCGCATACCATTGAGCTTGAGCAGGTGCTCGACTTCATTACCAAAAAGAAAGAGTCTGATGCAGAAAAAGAGATCCGGCTGTTTGAGGGGTCTCCGGTTCAGGTGCTGAATGGTAGATGGGGTCCTTTTGTTACCAATGGTTTTAAAAATGTAAAACCACCAGCTGACAGAGAGCCAGAAACCCTTACCCTGAAAGAGTGTGAAGCGCTTCTGGATGCTAGTGACAAGGAGCGCAAGCGGCTGTCAAAACAGGTCTATGGAGGAGGCTTTACTCTACTGAGAGAGCCTGAGACATCTCCTCCTGATGCAACACTCAAGGTAAAAGAGGGCAAGCTTGACCAGGCATTGGCTATGGTTGAAGAGCTGGATAAACTTGGAAAATCAGTCCGCTTGATCTCTGCCAATGGTGCAGCCGCTATCAGAGTGGCAAACAAGCGCAAGGCAACAACCTCGGCCAGCAAGAAAAAGACGGCACCGAAGAAAAAAGCTGTAAAAAAGAGAGCAGTCAAGAAGAAGAGGGCAGCAAAAAAGAAGACAGCAAAGAAAAAAGCTGTCAAAAAAGTGTAA
- the rpoD gene encoding RNA polymerase sigma factor RpoD: MAEPKKKETEENEIKNLIAKGKEQGYLTYGEINDLLPDKITDSEEIENVISVINSMGIKVLEKAPDAENMLITGNGGNSNDDTDEEAAAEAASVLLSAENEAGRTTDPVRMYMREMGSVELLTREGEIVIAKRIEGGMRQMMNALALYPNTVDELLKELDRINKSEIELGAVITGLCDYCPEPPKPVIPGSNTSGEKKEEEGFTGPPPEMMSGRLQTIADLSKKLKRSEKRNGMEHERTDALRSQIADQFMQCKLVPKLLERMVVDIRSSMEKVRGSERIVMNLAVERAGMPRRDFITSFPKNETNLEWLDKQIAAKKKHSAPLKRFSRDILRAQKKLLKVEDECGISITRLKEINRMMSIGEGKARRAKKEMIEANLRLVISIAKKYTNRGLQFLDLIQEGNIGLMKAVDKFEYRRGFKFSTYATWWIRQAITRSIADQARTIRIPVHMIETINKLNRIQRQLLQEMGREPTPEELSEKMEIPEDKIRKVLKIAKEPISTETPIGDDEDSNLGDFIEDTNVIQPDQSATSEGMEEDVQDVLAGLTPREAKVLRMRFGIDMNTDHTLEEVGKQFDVTRERIRQIEAKALRKLRHPSRSDKLESYLDKG, encoded by the coding sequence ATGGCTGAACCAAAGAAAAAAGAAACCGAAGAAAACGAAATCAAGAATCTGATTGCCAAAGGAAAGGAGCAAGGATACCTGACCTATGGCGAGATTAACGACCTTCTTCCGGACAAAATCACTGACAGTGAAGAGATTGAAAATGTAATCAGCGTAATCAACTCTATGGGTATCAAGGTGCTTGAAAAGGCCCCTGATGCAGAAAATATGCTGATTACCGGTAACGGCGGAAACTCGAATGATGATACTGATGAAGAGGCTGCCGCAGAGGCTGCCTCGGTACTGCTCTCTGCCGAGAATGAGGCAGGCCGCACCACTGACCCTGTACGGATGTACATGCGTGAGATGGGGTCTGTCGAACTACTGACTCGTGAGGGCGAAATTGTAATCGCCAAGCGTATTGAGGGTGGAATGCGCCAGATGATGAATGCTCTGGCTCTCTACCCAAATACCGTAGACGAACTTCTCAAAGAGCTCGATAGAATCAATAAGAGTGAAATTGAGCTTGGGGCTGTTATCACTGGGCTATGCGACTACTGCCCGGAACCACCTAAACCTGTAATTCCTGGCAGCAACACCTCAGGAGAGAAAAAAGAAGAAGAGGGATTTACTGGCCCACCACCAGAGATGATGTCTGGGCGCCTGCAAACTATTGCTGATCTCTCCAAAAAACTAAAACGCTCAGAGAAGCGTAATGGCATGGAGCATGAAAGAACCGACGCACTACGTAGCCAGATTGCTGACCAGTTCATGCAGTGCAAACTTGTTCCCAAACTGCTGGAGCGTATGGTTGTCGACATTCGTAGCTCCATGGAAAAAGTTCGTGGTAGCGAACGCATCGTCATGAATCTGGCGGTTGAGCGTGCCGGAATGCCTCGCAGGGATTTCATCACCTCTTTTCCAAAAAATGAGACTAATCTGGAGTGGCTTGACAAGCAGATTGCCGCCAAGAAGAAACATTCTGCTCCACTCAAACGGTTCTCTAGAGATATTCTCCGGGCCCAGAAAAAACTGCTTAAGGTTGAGGATGAGTGCGGTATCTCCATCACCCGCTTGAAAGAGATCAACCGAATGATGTCGATTGGTGAAGGCAAGGCACGTCGTGCCAAAAAAGAGATGATTGAGGCCAATCTGCGCCTGGTAATCTCAATTGCCAAAAAATATACCAACCGCGGACTACAGTTCCTTGACCTGATCCAGGAGGGCAATATCGGCCTGATGAAGGCCGTTGACAAGTTCGAGTATCGTCGAGGCTTCAAGTTCTCAACCTATGCAACCTGGTGGATTCGCCAGGCTATCACCCGCTCCATTGCAGATCAGGCACGTACCATTCGTATTCCGGTACACATGATTGAGACAATCAATAAACTCAATCGAATCCAGCGTCAGCTACTTCAAGAGATGGGACGTGAACCAACTCCTGAGGAGCTGTCAGAAAAGATGGAGATCCCGGAAGACAAGATCCGCAAGGTTCTCAAGATTGCCAAAGAGCCAATCTCTACAGAGACCCCAATCGGTGATGATGAAGACTCCAATCTAGGTGATTTTATTGAGGATACCAATGTGATCCAGCCTGACCAATCTGCTACATCGGAAGGGATGGAAGAGGATGTTCAGGACGTTCTGGCCGGGCTCACACCCCGCGAGGCAAAGGTACTGAGAATGCGTTTTGGAATAGACATGAATACTGACCACACTTTGGAAGAGGTTGGTAAACAGTTTGACGTAACCCGTGAACGTATCCGTCAGATCGAGGCCAAGGCACTACGTAAACTACGTCACCCATCTCGCTCGGACAAACTGGAAAGCTACCTGGACAAGGGATAG